The DNA segment ATTAGTCTTAAACTTTTGTTAAGATAATCACAACTTAACACAGTAACTTCTCTGAAGAATATCTCAAAACTGGTATTTATAAACTGACAGATCATCTACCTATCCTGTATTGCAAACATGGGACatcaatttaagaaatttaaaaaacacaagttcatgttggaaagagaagaaggaacgAGTCAAAAAAAGATCTGGGCTGGCCTGGGAAAAGGTGCAAAGGACCGACCTACTCTATGAACAAACAGGGGACAAAAAGGAAGCTACTTTGTATCACATAAACCTCTTAAGACTTCTCACACAAGCCAACAGACATAAATCATTAAATTTCTGAACACATCTAGGCAAAGACCTTTTCCACGCAAAAATTAACAAGGAGATAAAATAGATTAGAAACGTCAGTGAAGTTCTACCAACTGCTGATAGAGATGATAGGACACACCAAATGTTACCCCAACCTTCCCTTTCACCTacataataaaaagcaaatgtttaGCACCATAATCACTACTGGTAAGGTTTCTATAAGGCTTATAATGTCAAACAGTCTGATGAATTTACTTTAAATAGATTCTCCCTAGAAAAAGacactttttatctcttttgtcaAAACCAGATCTGTTTCTACACTGGAAAAACCCAACTACTCACTCTACTCCGAATCCTTGCTGGTTCCATGGTTGCCCGTATACTCCGTAAGGCGGGACTTGCCACCCATTTGCCATATACTGTCCGTACTGCTGTGGGTTTCCATAAACCTGGCTCCACTGGCCCCACTGGCTATAGTCGACCTAGGAAAAAGCAGAGCACTGTTTCAGGGGCTAAGTAAGAAACACAGGATTTGAAGAAAGTGggagacaaggaagagaaaaactaaGTAAGCACCCTTATGTGAATAGGACTCTGTTATTTATCATTGTCTAAGTTTATTGGGGTGGTGACACCTGTGGAAAGAAAGTATTAAGATTCAGTTAATACCGCAAAATAATCACTTTTGAAAAAGCATTAATAAAATCAACTGAAAGCAGCTATaggcttttattttctgtttgtttattttacagagtTTCTAAAGCTTTTATGTAGATATGTAAGACGGAAACCTTAAAAAGTGCTGTGAAAAATCGAATTACCTGTTGGAAGTTTTTAGTCATATCAGGAGATTCTTTACCCCAATAGCATTTAACAACATGTCCTTCAATAGTAGTGCCATTCACCGAAACAATGGCATGGGCCGCACTTTCATGGGTTGAAAATCTAAAAGAGGAGGATAtgaggtttttgtctttttttaaaagaacttatttAACACAGTAAATAATAGAAAGTCATTAGTTCCTATCTGTCAACACTTGGTGTAGACAGAACTTGAAATAAGTTCTACATTGCAAAGAAGTACTAAAGTAACAAACACTGACGCCTGAGGGGATCAAAGCATGTAACTGAAAGGAACGGGTCAAACAGGAGTACCCTGTAGGTAGGATTTTACCTGACAAACGAATAGCCTTTCTCTGGAAAAACtcttatttccataatttgtccAAATGGCGAAAAAGTCTGTCTCATAAGCTGAtctgagaaacaaaaacacacaaataaaatacttaaggcTCAGGACCCCGGTACGACGATGCAGCCCCGCAGAGAAGGGGAGGCGACAATCACACACTGTACCTGTTAACCCAGAGGCAATTCCCCCACAGTACACAGTACAATTTTTTGGACTTGACTGGTTTACTACATCTTCAAATCTCAACTGCTTAGTGTTATCTATAtgcagaaaggaaacaaaaatgttgaTTGTACATGGAGTATAAAACGGATTACGACATACTGTTAAGATACGCCTCACTGGgtgagaaaatacaattttttttcttgacactATGATTTGATCTATAAAATCAGCTGGTTCACTGCTCCAAATATACTAATTACCAAAGCCCAGTCACTAtcagaaaattaaattcaagatGAAAAGAGGCTTACAgtactaatttaaattttaagaaattaagaccACGCTAATTCATGATTTTGTGACATATCCGTAATCTTAACATACATAGTAGACAAATCTTACTTTCTTGTGTACTTTTAGGTGCAGGTGGTTTACGTGTGGCCCAGTTGGTTCTGATCTGACGACCACCCAACCACTGACCTCCCATATGCACAATTGCATTTTCTGCATCCtacagagaaagaacagaaagaaagagtaatTACAGACACAGAAAACTGTGGTATATAAGACTCagtaagatgaaataaaatgctgGCACTGCTGGATCCAATAAATCTTTTCAGTAAATGAATTCGCTAAGCACCCTAAGTATACAAACCTGAACTAATATCACAAAACAATGATCTGAACTTGGGTGAATACATAAAAACTATCTTTATTCACAGCTTTCAAATTACAGCATTTTTAAGCATTAAGGGAGCATAACTGAAGCATCGTAATTCAAATACATGAGGAAAAATCATAATCGCACGGACTACCAaaacaggagaaagcaggaatcCCACAACACAGAGCTGTTCACAAATATCTTAATTTAGTGGTTGATCTGAAATGTAACTTTTACCGAAGAATATACAGAAACTCTAATACTATGGTCTAAATTACCTACCCCCAAAAAATCTACATTCTAGTAGCAACAGATTATGGCTGTGACACAAGCCTGAAAACTCATCTTCAAACAGAAGATTTCTGCATTATGATTCAGAATGCTGCCAATAAAGCTGAGTTTAATTATCACAACTAATGTGAATATGAATCTAAGCAAAGAAAGAATGCAACTCCTATTCTCTGTCTTGCTGCTTCAGCCACTTTGATAAAACGTAGGTAATTTAAGTTGCTGAAACGTCTAAAATGTTAATACCAAAGCCTGCTTTATTATTTGATCTTACACTCAGTGCAAATGCTTAGATATTTTGGTAACTCTTTCTTAaagaatttagttttcttttccataatcTGCTATAGTCATTAATATCCTAGCTACAAAAGgatgaataatttaaaagttaaaatgaagattttcatGGTTCAGACTAAATATAATTTAACTTCCCTCCAAATTCTGAGATGAGCTCGTATGTCCTAGTCTTGAGCCTGACTTCCAACACGTCCTACCTTTACCAATGCATAAATGCAACTGCAGTAATACTCTTCCTTAAAATCAGTCTATCTTTTTCCAGtatttatttccaagaaaaaattattctctactactaaaacatacaaaattacaCCAAAAAAACCTATGGCAGTCAACATCTAAAAATATTCAAGATTCAGAATAATTAACgactaaattttttattaaatttacattaaGTTGAAAAACATACCAGTTtgttataaaaagatacaaaaccaTAGCCTTTGGATTTTCCAGTTGCCATGTCTTTAACTACTCGGGCATCCCTGTGAAAAGAAGCACAGCTAAATGAGGGAAGTAAGAGTcatcctcaaaataaaaactaaaaggaacCACACACACTGTATtgtgagcatttttttaaataaaattccagttagCCCTAATTAACTACTGCCATTCCTGAACTCTCCCTAACGCTTCTTTACCTGTTAGAAAAAAGCAGTAAGACAAAAACATGTAATAAACATGCAACCTAATCAAATAGCCTGCACTTTCTAAACTAAATGCTCAAATTTGAAGATTAATAGGAACAATAGTTTCCTTTTCTAATATTCTATTGGCTAGTGTCCTCTAAGGTTTACTGGCTCTATAAATTACTGTAACAATGCTAACTACTTTACCATGCAATCTCTAAATAGTTAAATGTCTTCTGCCTAgtgatacaaaatatatgaaatattaaaaaattgaaaaagaggtaaaaataggaattaaaaagGCATACATGGCCTGTtaacagatttctttatttttcttggtcaATTCTCTATCATCATTTTGGAGTTTGGGCAgctgtaaattttgaaaaattgacattttcagaaatttaagaaaggagaataaaaaacTAACAACAATGCTAAGCACACCAGTACGAAAACAACAAATTTACACAGAAATTTTAGTGAGTAAGTTAAAATGATTGGAAATATAGAACTCCACTGAATATagaatgttaaaatgtaaatactaaaatatgtatatataaataatgtataataagaataaatagaaatgagaaaaaaatctacaactgAGTTCCAGTGTGCACAGTTCCTTGCAGTTAGCCTTCAAGATCCTGTCCATTCTTATGAGCAATTCTGCAAAATAACCAGAATGCTATTACTTTTAATTGTGACTTGGACTTTAGAAAAACTGCAGGTCTCAGGtataaataaagattgaaaaacagcaacctgtattattttttatattgatttttaaaacagtacTACTTACcacatttaaagattaaaaagcaaagcaaatatcaaaatagaaaattaagaattaaatctttctttcaaataaatctATAGAACAACAAATTGTATACAGAAAAGTATTGTTGTTCTGAGTTGAAACACATTCCTGTAAAGTAGTACTACAACGTTTAATTTAAATCTACAGGAAGTACATAAACATTACACGAATTTTAATCAGAAAGATAAATTgtgataaacattttataaaacttataaaaccACTTTTAATTTTCCAATATATTTGATCATGTAACACATAGTGAAATTTGAGCATTAACTTTGCTAAAAATCAAACCACATTTGGGCCCTAACTAGCAGAATCAAATACCACTAACAAAGAAACATCTACTAATTAATCCCACATTTATGGCTCAGacaatgaaacattttaatattgtAACAGTACTACTTTtgagttaaaatattaaaacacatttatcaTTATAATTAAACATGTACATTTCCAATTCAACCACAATATACCCAAGGATTTACCTACTTTTCCCAATTTATAATTCCTtctataaaaatttaatacaCAGCATACATCACATTCACTTTTGGTTAACcaccaaactttaaaaacatttgacaGAAAGTTGGACTTTATAATAGGCTTTACCACCCAAACATCTGCTTCAAAGATAACAAACagaatcacttaaaaatttttaacatattataCACAGGATTAGATGAAAACAAGACCCCAAAACACTGAAATGACATTAACATTTTCAACAACATCTActaatcaaaaaaacaaaacaaatcaaccaacaaacaaaaaaaatcacactaaCTAGGGAAAGAAAATCTTAGTTCCGGTACAAGTTAATCATATACAATTGTGCTTATCACTACTGAATATAGTATTGATTGTGATACTTACGATATTTTACCAAAGGGGGCAAATGCTGATTTGATATCTTCTGTTGTAATTTCTGGACTCAAATCCCCAACAAACACGTGGAAGTGATCTGAAATCAAAGCATTTGGTAATCAAATACTTAAAGTCAGCTCCTAAGCCTTTTTCAGGTAACACTAAGGGAAGAGAAACCCTATTTAAGCTGGTAGCGCTGCCGGGATAATTTGAGAACTCTTCCACAGTGAAATGCAGCAGAAGTACTTACTGGAAGTATCTTTTTTCTGGCTACTTGGTGTTGTTGCCCAGTTTACTTTGACCtcctaaaaataaagattatatttaatacaattaTTAGGCACGTCATTATGAATTCTAACACTTACCACTTATTAAATCACTgataatttttgtaaaaacacTAGGCTGAATAAAGCAAAACCATCACTCAGCACAGctgaatatttgtttaaaaactcGCTAAAAAAGAATACAAGCTAATTCGCCATGCAAATATACACACTTGTGAGGTGCCATCATTCTGTTATCTTACCTTTCCcaaaatttttctcccattcatagCAGCTAATGCAGCAGCTGCATCTCTGTGTTCATAAAATTCCACAAAGCAATATGGGTCATTGCTTGTATGCtgcaaaacagaaaatccaaCAGAAGAGTTGACCCTTCTGCTATCGGGTTGCTGAgaagaaaatccaggaaaaaaCATTACTGACAGCTAGGAATGTACAAGGTGAGATTGCATCAGCTTATGAAAGCCTAAcacttataaaaataagatttatagcTACACCTGACTTTGCACCTCAGAATACTGTTGTACGCAAACAGAACCAACTGAGCGCTATAGAATCAGGACTATCTCTGttaaatcaaaatacagaatgcTGGTGAAATACgttaaatataaaacagaagtttATATTAGACCAAACAAAACCTTAAGTTTAGATCTGAGATAAGGACCACTCCTTACCActgctcttctctctcccaaCATTATTCCCAAAAGGATGAATTCTATTTATGTATCATAATCCTTCCTAAACTATatccatgccaaaaaaaaaaaaatatatatatatatatatatatatatacatatatataaatgaaccAACTTTACAAACTTTATTCCTGATTGAAACTAGGATTTGTAGTACTACACACGAGGAGATGagattatgtatttcttttctggataaggaatgagaataaaaatggaaaaatttcacatttataaCCAGCTATTGAAATGAACTCCCCATCTTTCAAAATATCCTAACGAACAGGAGACTCTATTTAGTCTTCAAAGAC comes from the Panthera uncia isolate 11264 chromosome D2, Puncia_PCG_1.0, whole genome shotgun sequence genome and includes:
- the TIAL1 gene encoding nucleolysin TIAR isoform X2; its protein translation is MMEDDGQPRTLYVGNLSRDVTEVLILQLFSQIGPCKSCKMITEHTSNDPYCFVEFYEHRDAAAALAAMNGRKILGKEVKVNWATTPSSQKKDTSNHFHVFVGDLSPEITTEDIKSAFAPFGKISDARVVKDMATGKSKGYGFVSFYNKLDAENAIVHMGGQWLGGRQIRTNWATRKPPAPKSTQENNTKQLRFEDVVNQSSPKNCTVYCGGIASGLTDQLMRQTFSPFGQIMEIRVFPEKGYSFVRFSTHESAAHAIVSVNGTTIEGHVVKCYWGKESPDMTKNFQQVDYSQWGQWSQVYGNPQQYGQYMANGWQVPPYGVYGQPWNQQGFGVDQSPSAAWMGGFGAQPPQGQAPPPVIPPPNQAGYGMASYQTQ
- the TIAL1 gene encoding nucleolysin TIAR isoform X4; the encoded protein is MDARVVKDMATGKSKGYGFVSFYNKLDAENAIVHMGGQWLGGRQIRTNWATRKPPAPKSTQENNTKQLRFEDVVNQSSPKNCTVYCGGIASGLTDQLMRQTFSPFGQIMEIRVFPEKGYSFVRFSTHESAAHAIVSVNGTTIEGHVVKCYWGKESPDMTKNFQQVDYSQWGQWSQVYGNPQQYGQYMANGWQVPPYGVYGQPWNQQGFGVDQSPSAAWMGGFGAQPPQGQAPPPVIPPPNQAGYGMASYQTQ
- the TIAL1 gene encoding nucleolysin TIAR isoform X3, with the protein product MITEQPDSRRVNSSVGFSVLQHTSNDPYCFVEFYEHRDAAAALAAMNGRKILGKEVKVNWATTPSSQKKDTSNHFHVFVGDLSPEITTEDIKSAFAPFGKISDARVVKDMATGKSKGYGFVSFYNKLDAENAIVHMGGQWLGGRQIRTNWATRKPPAPKSTQENNTKQLRFEDVVNQSSPKNCTVYCGGIASGLTDQLMRQTFSPFGQIMEIRVFPEKGYSFVRFSTHESAAHAIVSVNGTTIEGHVVKCYWGKESPDMTKNFQQVDYSQWGQWSQVYGNPQQYGQYMANGWQVPPYGVYGQPWNQQGFGVDQSPSAAWMGGFGAQPPQGQAPPPVIPPPNQAGYGMASYQTQ
- the TIAL1 gene encoding nucleolysin TIAR isoform X1, with product MMEDDGQPRTLYVGNLSRDVTEVLILQLFSQIGPCKSCKMITEQPDSRRVNSSVGFSVLQHTSNDPYCFVEFYEHRDAAAALAAMNGRKILGKEVKVNWATTPSSQKKDTSNHFHVFVGDLSPEITTEDIKSAFAPFGKISDARVVKDMATGKSKGYGFVSFYNKLDAENAIVHMGGQWLGGRQIRTNWATRKPPAPKSTQENNTKQLRFEDVVNQSSPKNCTVYCGGIASGLTDQLMRQTFSPFGQIMEIRVFPEKGYSFVRFSTHESAAHAIVSVNGTTIEGHVVKCYWGKESPDMTKNFQQVDYSQWGQWSQVYGNPQQYGQYMANGWQVPPYGVYGQPWNQQGFGVDQSPSAAWMGGFGAQPPQGQAPPPVIPPPNQAGYGMASYQTQ